A genome region from Nocardia sp. NBC_00565 includes the following:
- a CDS encoding ABC transporter ATP-binding protein, whose translation MTATVAPTATQFPASGSAEPTVVSITGLRKAFGTKTVLDGVDLTIRRGEFVVLLGPSGTGKTTLLRLLTGLEVPDAGEVLVPGRRTTVYQEPRLIPSKRVLANVIVGQPRSRKHREAGLRALAEVNLDGKARQWPATLSGGEAQRAALARALVREPELLLLDEPFAALDALTRLQMQDLVGDLVARHRPAVLMVTHDVDEAVRLADRVLILDHGRFAVDERIDLTRPRDRTNPETIRYQAEFLAELGVGPSRSGRES comes from the coding sequence ATGACTGCAACGGTGGCACCGACTGCCACACAGTTCCCTGCTTCGGGAAGCGCGGAGCCGACCGTAGTTTCGATCACCGGTCTCCGGAAGGCCTTCGGCACCAAGACCGTTCTCGACGGTGTCGACCTGACCATCCGCCGCGGCGAGTTCGTGGTGCTGCTCGGACCCAGCGGTACTGGCAAGACCACGCTGCTGCGCCTGCTCACCGGCCTGGAAGTACCCGACGCGGGGGAGGTACTGGTACCTGGTAGGCGCACTACCGTCTACCAGGAGCCGCGCCTCATCCCCTCCAAACGGGTCCTGGCCAATGTCATTGTCGGCCAACCCCGTTCCCGCAAACACCGCGAAGCGGGTCTGCGAGCACTGGCCGAGGTCAATCTCGACGGCAAGGCCCGCCAATGGCCCGCGACCCTGTCCGGCGGCGAGGCGCAGCGGGCGGCCTTGGCGCGCGCCCTGGTCCGCGAACCCGAATTGCTGCTGCTGGACGAGCCGTTCGCCGCTCTGGACGCGCTCACCCGGTTGCAGATGCAGGATCTCGTCGGCGATCTGGTCGCGCGCCATCGTCCGGCGGTGCTCATGGTGACCCACGATGTCGACGAGGCCGTCCGGCTGGCCGACCGCGTGCTGATCCTCGACCACGGCCGTTTCGCCGTCGACGAGCGCATCGATCTGACCCGTCCGCGCGACCGCACCAACCCCGAAACCATCCGCTATCAAGCCGAATTCCTCGCCGAGCTCGGCGTCGGACCGAGCCGGTCCGGCCGCGAGAGCTGA